GCCGAGGGGGCGCATCTAAAAGGGTATGAGGTGTTTGCTGTTGGCCTGCAGCCGCTTGTGGATGAGAGATTGGGTGATTATGTCGAGCATTTTAAACCTGTAAGTGTGGGTAAGCTTGGCACAATAATAGATACGCTGAAAAAGTCAGGAGTAAAGGAGGCGGTAATGGGGGGCAAGGTGCCTAAATCGCTTCTTTATGAAGGCAAGATCAAACCTGACCTGAGAGCAGTGACATTTCTTGTGAAATTAAAAGACCGCAGTGATGATTCTATTCTGCTTGGGCTGGTGGCGGAGTTTGCTAAAGAGGGCATCACGATGCTTGATGTTACGGATTTTACATCGGAGCTTTTGACGCCAAAGGCGGTGGTGACCAAAAAGGGTCTTACTGATGCAGAGGTAAAAGATGTGGAATTTGGTTTTACTATGGCAAAGGAGATTGGCAGACTGGATATAGGTCAAACGGTGGTGGTGAGAAACATGGCCGTCATGGCGGTTGAGGCGATAGAGGGCACAGATATGGCAATTACACGGGGTGGGACGCTTGCAGGCCCGGGGGCCGTCATAATAAAGGTAAGCAAACCGAATCAGGATAAAAGATTTGATTATCCGGCCTGCGGCCTCAACACGATAAATGCAATGATTGAGGTTAAAGCGCGTGTACTGGCTTTAGAGGCGGAGCAC
Above is a window of Nitrospirae bacterium YQR-1 DNA encoding:
- the lpxI gene encoding UDP-2,3-diacylglucosamine diphosphatase LpxI (LpxI, functionally equivalent to LpxH, replaces it in LPS biosynthesis in a minority of bacteria.), coding for MGAKLLGLIAGKGDLPRAIAEGAHLKGYEVFAVGLQPLVDERLGDYVEHFKPVSVGKLGTIIDTLKKSGVKEAVMGGKVPKSLLYEGKIKPDLRAVTFLVKLKDRSDDSILLGLVAEFAKEGITMLDVTDFTSELLTPKAVVTKKGLTDAEVKDVEFGFTMAKEIGRLDIGQTVVVRNMAVMAVEAIEGTDMAITRGGTLAGPGAVIIKVSKPNQDKRFDYPACGLNTINAMIEVKARVLALEAEHTLMIQRAAMVEAANAAGISIIGI